The DNA segment CCACCTAATAAGCGTGCTAACTCATTCAGTCGCATTGATTCATCCAGTAATTGCATGGATGTTTCTGTCTGTTGACCATCATTATGTTTAGCCACTAAATATTGCTGATGGCCATGACCAGCTACTTGTGGCAAATGCGTCACGACAAGCACTTGGGTTGATTGCCCTAACTGGCGCAGCATTTTTCCGACAATCGATGCGGTGCCACCACTGATCCCGACATCAACTTCATCGAAAATCAATGTTGGCGTCGCAATACGCTGTGCAGTAATGACCTGGATCGCGAGACTGATGCGTGACAATTCGCCGCCAGATGCGACTTTGGCCAGACTCTGCAATGGTTGCCCCGGATTGGTTGACACCTGAAATTCGGGAAGATCTAAGCCAGATGCGGTCGGTGTTGGTGTTTCTTGTGGGTGAAATACAATTTCCAGACGACCATCCGGCATATTTAACTGACGGATCTGTTCGCTGATTTGCTGGCTGAGTTCTTCGGCATAACGCTGCCGACTAGCCGATAATTTCTGTGCTGAACTGAGGTATTCATCGCGAGCTTGTTGCAAACCGACCGCGAGTTCCTGCAAACGCTCATCAGCGGCGCTCAATTCTTGCAGTTCGCTACGTAATTGCTGATGTTTTTCAACTAACTCTTCGGGTTTGACATGATGCTTACGTGCCAGTTCCATCGCTTTTGATAAACGAATTTCAACTTCGCTAAAACGAGCTGGGTCGATCTCTAAATGATCAAGATAGCTGCGCAATTCATAATGACTTTCTTCTATCTGAATGCAGGCATCTTGCAGCATCTGCGCGATATTTTTTAATGATGGATCTAATTCGCCGAGTGGTTCCAGCTTATCCAGAACCTTTTTCATTAACTGGTTGATGGTGACATCGTCGCCATCGTCCAGCAATTGCAAACAGAACTGGCTGTCGTTAAGCAGGGATTCGCTATTCGCCAAGCGAGTGTGCTCTGCCACAATCGCTGTAAATTCATCAGGCTGTAACGCGAACTCATCGAGTTCCTGCACCTGATATTCCAGCAATTGTAGACGTGCCTGACGTTGCTCCTGCGCCTGACGCAACCGCTGACGTTCCGCATGCAGACTACGCCATTGTTGGTAATACTGGCGGGTAGAATCCAGCAGACCACGGTGATTGGCATACGCATCCAGCACCGTCAGCTGATATTCGGGTTTTAGTAATAATTGATGCGCATGCTGCCCATGAATGTTGATGAGGGTATTGCCGACTTGTTTTAACTGAGTCAGTGGAACCGGAGTACCATTGATATAAGCACGGGAGCGCCCTTCGCTGGTAATGACGCGGCGCAGGATGCATTCATCTTGCATATCAAGCTCATTTGCTTGTAGCCATTGTTGTGCATTCGGGTTGTTTTCGATATTAAAACGGGCGATCACTTCAGCTTTGTCTGAGCCGTGACGTAGCATTCCAGCATCAGCACGTTCACCAAGACAAAGCCCTAAAGCATCAATGGCGATTGATTTACCTGCACCCGTTTCACCGGTGACACAAGACATGCCATTGCGCAGGTCGAGCTCCAGAAATCGAACGATAGCAAAATTATGGATAGTAAGTTGTGTCAGCATACCGGGCAGGCTCCACTGCGGATAACTGACTTAAGTTTACACTGTATAAATACACAGTAAAGAGGTGTGAATGAAATTTTACTGTATATTAAAACAGTTGATTGCTCCAACCTAATTTACTGCGCAACACATTAAAATAGTCGTAATCTTTCGGATGCAATAAGGTCAGTTGATGCGGTGCCCGACGAATAATAATTTCATCGCCAGGGTGCACTGATAACGTGACATGCCCATCACAGCTGACGTGTAATTGTTCATCCGGGTTATCCGGCGCAATCACTAGCTTTACCTGGCGGTGTGCATCGATCACGATAGGGCGACAGCTCAACGTATGTGGAAACATCGGTACCAGCGTCATGACATTCAGCTGTGGAGTCAGGATCGGCCCGCCAGCCGATAAAGCATAAGCCGTTGAACCGGTTGGGGTAGAGACAATCATACCGTCAGCGCGCTGGCTAAACACAAAACTATCATCGATATAGACCGAGTATTCGATCATATGTGCAATTTTGCCGGGGTGTAACACCGCCTCATTGAGCGCGGTATTTGACGATTTTGGCTCACCGTGGCGGTAGATAGTCGTTTCCAGCAAAAAACGATGTTCTGTCTGATAATCACCAGATAAAACTTGTTGCAGCGAATCTTGAAAATCGTGCGGTGATAAATCAGTCAGAAAACCCAAATTGCCGCGATTAACGCCGATAACGGGCACATTGTAACGAGCGAGCACGCGCGCGGCGCCCAGCATATGGCCATCACCACCCACCACGATGGCCAGATCGGCCTGTTTCCCCAGCTCAACGACATCCATACAATGGATTTTCGGGCATGAAAGCTGTCGTGAAAGTCGGCTTTCAACCAGCACTTTATAATGTTGCGCAGTCAGAAAATCATACAGTGCACTGATAGTCTGATTGACGTCATCGCTATTTGCCTTGCCCAGTAATGCCAGAGTACGAAAAGCCTTAGACATGGAGATATTCCTGAAAATGCTATGGCCCGAGTATAACTCTTTTACCTGATGAACCAATAAATTACCTGTTAATGAAATTTATCCTCTTGAAAATGTCGATAGCACCCCCATATCGGTGTCATTGCGTAACATTCAGGTAGTGAGAAATGACTAATCAGGAACAAACTCAAGAACCCATCGATCAGGAAACTCTGGCAGCAGAACAATCCGAAACCATCGCCATTGAAGGCATGGCTATCGATCCTGCTTATGTCGTTGAGCTTGAACAAAAGCTGGAACAGGCTACTAACCAAGCAGTGGAAGAAAAAGATCGTGCACTGCGTACCGTCGCTGAAATGGAAAATCTGCGTCGCCGTACGGCACTGGACGTAGAAAAGGCGCATAAATTTGCGTTGGAAAAATTCGCCAGCGAATTGTTGCCAGTATTAGACAATCTGGAACGTACGCTGCAGGTTGCGGATAAAACTAACGAAGCAGTAAAACCGCTGTTGGAAGGCGTTGAGCTGACATTGAAATCCATGGCAAACAGTGTGGCTAAATTTGGTGTGATTGCTATCGACCCACAAGGCCAGTTGTTTGATCCAAACCAGCATCAAGCGATGAGCATGATCGAGAATCCTGACGTTGCACCGAACACCGTAATTGCTGTGATGCAAAAAGGTTATGAGCTGAATGGTCGTGTGATCCGCCCGGCGATGGTTATGGTTAGCAAAGCACCCACTGCCAGCGTCAATGTAGAAGTTTAATTTAAATTTCCCCTTGAATAGACGAGGGGATAACACCATATAACAGTCAACGCCGTTTGGCGGGTTAACTTGAAAATTGCGGTTTAGCCCCCACTTAATGAATAACGGTTTAAATGTAGTAAGAAATTCTGGAGACATATCAAAATGGGTAGAATCATCGGTAT comes from the uncultured Tolumonas sp. genome and includes:
- the recN gene encoding DNA repair protein RecN, which gives rise to MLTQLTIHNFAIVRFLELDLRNGMSCVTGETGAGKSIAIDALGLCLGERADAGMLRHGSDKAEVIARFNIENNPNAQQWLQANELDMQDECILRRVITSEGRSRAYINGTPVPLTQLKQVGNTLINIHGQHAHQLLLKPEYQLTVLDAYANHRGLLDSTRQYYQQWRSLHAERQRLRQAQEQRQARLQLLEYQVQELDEFALQPDEFTAIVAEHTRLANSESLLNDSQFCLQLLDDGDDVTINQLMKKVLDKLEPLGELDPSLKNIAQMLQDACIQIEESHYELRSYLDHLEIDPARFSEVEIRLSKAMELARKHHVKPEELVEKHQQLRSELQELSAADERLQELAVGLQQARDEYLSSAQKLSASRQRYAEELSQQISEQIRQLNMPDGRLEIVFHPQETPTPTASGLDLPEFQVSTNPGQPLQSLAKVASGGELSRISLAIQVITAQRIATPTLIFDEVDVGISGGTASIVGKMLRQLGQSTQVLVVTHLPQVAGHGHQQYLVAKHNDGQQTETSMQLLDESMRLNELARLLGGDQITSNTLANARELLISG
- the nadK gene encoding NAD(+) kinase; amino-acid sequence: MSKAFRTLALLGKANSDDVNQTISALYDFLTAQHYKVLVESRLSRQLSCPKIHCMDVVELGKQADLAIVVGGDGHMLGAARVLARYNVPVIGVNRGNLGFLTDLSPHDFQDSLQQVLSGDYQTEHRFLLETTIYRHGEPKSSNTALNEAVLHPGKIAHMIEYSVYIDDSFVFSQRADGMIVSTPTGSTAYALSAGGPILTPQLNVMTLVPMFPHTLSCRPIVIDAHRQVKLVIAPDNPDEQLHVSCDGHVTLSVHPGDEIIIRRAPHQLTLLHPKDYDYFNVLRSKLGWSNQLF
- the grpE gene encoding nucleotide exchange factor GrpE — its product is MTNQEQTQEPIDQETLAAEQSETIAIEGMAIDPAYVVELEQKLEQATNQAVEEKDRALRTVAEMENLRRRTALDVEKAHKFALEKFASELLPVLDNLERTLQVADKTNEAVKPLLEGVELTLKSMANSVAKFGVIAIDPQGQLFDPNQHQAMSMIENPDVAPNTVIAVMQKGYELNGRVIRPAMVMVSKAPTASVNVEV